One window of the Gambusia affinis linkage group LG01, SWU_Gaff_1.0, whole genome shotgun sequence genome contains the following:
- the gpr182 gene encoding G-protein coupled receptor 182 — translation MTFDHNHSLDFLNGTPWFIYECTIELNTNYRRIALFLIYLFIFMVGLLENLLVVWVNWRRRHSASGVLFCIINVSLSDLMVIVIQPFFMMEVTLDKVWLWGSFLCKVTNLIYVVNFYSSSFFLALMTLERYLALTRPSLPTLLPVVGRQRWLICAGLWLLSLFLALLENVHVDILEWDEPGCYMLPEHNFTEWFVSVAFLCTIFQFLGPAAIIITCNVLIARAVRTAPDVEGRRDVWLVHVYSLVFVVCWLPYHLVMLLMVIDDLEPFMFSCNVVEVLYFSFIVVQGLSLFHCVANPFLYNFLSKSFRRNLINTVISYIPKDEMVEQVEVGPKPNTPNGGKENPRRQRKMSDASTSQSDVGS, via the coding sequence ATGACCTTCGACCACAACCACTCGTTGGACTTCCTGAACGGCACGCCGTGGTTCATCTATGAGTGCACCATCGAgctgaacaccaactacaggcgCATTGCCCTCTTCCTCATCTACCTGTTCATCTTCATGGTGGGCCTGCTGGAGAACCTGCTGGTTGTCTGGGTCAACTGGCGGCGCCGCCACTCTGCCAGCGGCGTCCTCTTCTGCATCATCAACGTGAGCCTATCGGACCTGATGGTGATCGTCATCCAGCCGTTCTTCATGATGGAGGTGACCCTGGACAAGGTTTGGCTGTGGGGCAGCTTCCTCTGCAAGGTCACCAACCTCATCTACGTGGTCAACTTCTACAGCAGCTCCTTCTTCCTGGCCTTGATGACCTTGGAGCGCTACCTGGCGCTGACCAGACCATCGCTGCCCACCCTCCTCCCCGTCGTCGGCCGCCAGCGGTGGCTCATCTGCGCGGGTCTGTGGCTGCTGTCGCTGTTTTTGGCCCTGTTGGAGAACGTCCATGTGGATATCCTAGAGTGGGACGAACCAGGTTGCTACATGCTGCCTGAACACAACTTCACCGAGTGGTTCGTCTCCGTTGCCTTCCTCTGTACGATCTTCCAGTTCCTCGGCCCAGCGGCCATCATCATCACCTGCAACGTCTTGATCGCCCGGGCGGTCAGGACCGCCCCGGACGTGGAAGGCCGGAGGGACGTCTGGTTGGTCCACGTGTATTCGCTGGTGTTCGTCGTCTGCTGGTTGCCCTACCACCTGGTCATGTTGCTGATGGTCATTGACGATCTCGAACCCTTCATGTTCAGCTGCAATGTGGTGGAAGTCCTCTACTTCTCCTTCATTGTGGTGCAGGGTCTCTCACTTTTCCACTGCGTCGCGAATCCATTCCTCTACAACTTCCTGAGCAAGAGCTTTCGTCGCAACCTGATCAACACTGTCATAAGCTACATCCCCAAGGACGAAATGGTGGAACAGGTGGAAGTGGGGCCAAAGCCCAACACTCCAAATGGGGGCAAAGAAAACCCACGGAGGCAGAGGAAGATGAGTGACGCAAGCACCAGCCAGTCTGACGTCGGATCATAA
- the LOC122835451 gene encoding zinc finger and BTB domain-containing protein 39, whose protein sequence is MRIQLKGPGHAATLLAELNRCRLTRQYCDVFLQVGSRTFAAHRAVLACAGTYFHNLFSRAPTTMSPAFSLEFVSPANFEKVLTFVYTGEILIDLIDVGVLYELAERLGVGELVQACHATFPDLQVSAKTGRDGELLLDSVLVGGGATSDPSLCSSAASCSSLSSSVGQSAAPTPATAPSPLFQRTGRLETQEAGLTLDLKAEDFQSHIGYGQMPSRPALQLKTEQSRDDCVTQCNPAPSDLCSLPDSSAQLGPEAPTSSSGEPSAGLQGAPVTSKQGDCVLMFEEVEARESKGEMEEEEWRQLAGEIIELSDDETYMEEEDEEDDLVCVENGARDEGSRSSLVSRNQLSCKACSAPLPADPAAVKRHAEAHLTELGLCRLCGASFPDRAAAVAHSLSHVSVQLFSCEMCRQEFCSQSKLLRHHHQTAATYSIPQGALMSSGQGSELKCAVCTKTLSKDFQTLRDHLLSHVCLQTLTCGVCHLPQLSLCSLLWHALAHLSLPVFTCPHCACCFVERPLLDRHMAAHADEAAAKEKQRLAHKAEEMHCFLCPQTFISSSAFQLHLTMHTSESLNDGGGCLGKRKADHSLDCPPSSSSSSPRDVGSLSKINLGLGMAIGFSVPEKLGFPSAAGQDSTAMDGAVRGKWYRCRYCGKRFAHSGEFTYHLRIHTGEKPYQCKVCLRFFRGRSTIICHLKTHAGALMYRCTICGLYFSTLKLVSSHMELHKGLLPADFNIEQTFMYNDHSKEPLLPAADT, encoded by the exons ATGCGGATCCAGCTGAAGGGTCCCGGCCATGCCGCCACCCTGCTGGCGGAGCTCAACCGCTGCCGGCTGACACGTCAGTACTGCGACGTGTTCCTGCAGGTTGGCAGCCGAACGTTTGCGGCGCACCGCGCGGTGCTGGCCTGCGCCGGCACCTACTTCCACAACCTGTTCAGCCGGGCGCCGACCACGATGTCCCCAGCGTTTTCTCTGGAGTTTGTCTCGCCAGCCAACTTCGAGAAGGTTCTAACGTTCGTCTATACCGGGGAGATCCTGATCGACCTCATCGACGTCGGCGTGCTGTACGAGCTGGCGGAGAGGCTCGGTGTCGGAGAGCTGGTGCAAGCGTGCCACGCCACCTTTCCGGACTTGCAGGTTTCTGCTAAAACGGGTCGAGAcggagagctgctgctggactcGGTGTTAGTCGGCGGCGGTGCGACCTCTGATCCATCGTTGTGCTCCTCTGCAGCGTCCTGCTCTTCGCTCTCCTCATCGGTCGGTCAGTCTGCGGCGCCAACACCTGCCACAGCTCCTTCACCTCTTTTCCAGAG AACCGGCAGGTTAGAAACCCAGGAAGCAGGTCTGACTCTGGACCTGAAGGCCGAAGACTTCCAGTCCCACATCGGTTACGGGCAGATGCCGAGCCGCCCTGCGCTGCAGCTGAAAACCGAGCAGAGCCGCGACGACTGCGTGACGCAATGCAACCCTGCGCCCTCCGACCTCTGCTCCCTCCCGGACTCCTCCGCTCAGCTTGGACCCGAAGCACCGACCTCCTCCTCTGGAGAGCCTTCAGccggcctgcagggggcgccggTGACAAGCAAACAGGGAGACTGTGTGCTGATGTTTGAGGAGGTTGAAGCGAGGGAGAGTAAAGgtgagatggaggaagaggagtggcGACAGCTGGCTGGAGAAATAATCGAGCTGAGCGATGATGAGACCTAcatggaggaggaagatgaggaagatgatCTGGTGTGTGTGGAGAACGGCGCAAGAGACGAAGGGAGCAGGAGCAGCCTG GTGAGCAGAAACCAGTTGTCTTGTAAAGCCTGCTCTGCGCCGCTCCCTGCAGACCCGGCCGCGGTGAAGCGACACGCCGAGGCTCACCTGACGGAGCTGGGCCTCTGCCGGCTGTGCGGCGCCTCGTTCCCGGACCGGGCCGCCGCCGTGGCCCACTCCCTCTCCCACGTCAGCGTTCAGCTCTTCTCCTGCGAAATGTGTCGGCAGGAGTTCTGCAGCCAGAGCAAACTGCTGCGCCACCACCACCAGACGGCCGCTACCTACAGCATCCCGCAGGGGGCGCTGATGAGCAGTGGACAGGGCTCAGAGCTGAAGTGTGCGGTGTGCACCAAAACCCTCAGCAAGGACTTCCAG ACGCTCAGAGACCACCTGCTGAGCCACGTGTGTCTGCAGACCCTGACCTGTGGGGTCTGCCACCTGCCTCAGCTCTCCCTCTGCTCCCTGCTGTGGCACGCCCTCGCCCACCTCTCCCTGCCTGTCTTCACCTGCCCTCACTGTGCCTGCTGCTTCGtagagcgccccctgctggacagaCACATGGCAGCTCATGCCGACGAGGCGGCCGCTAAGGAGAAGCAGCGTCTGGCGCACAAAGCGGAGGAGATGCATTGCTTCCTGTGCCCACAGACGTtcatctcctcctctgcctTCCAGCTCCACCTCACAATGCACACCTCAGAGTCCCTGAACGACGGCGGCGGCTGCCTCGGCAAGCGGAAAGCCGACCACTCCCTGGACTGTCCTccgtcttcctcttcctcgtctCCACGCGACGTCGGCAGCCTCTCGAAGATCAACCTGGGTTTGGGGATGGCAATCGGCTTCAGCGTGCCGGAGAAGCTAGGCTTCCCCTCCGCGGCGGGGCAGGACAGTACCGCCATGGACGGGGCCGTCCGCGGGAAGTGGTACCGCTGTCGCTACTGCGGCAAACGCTTCGCCCACTCCGGGGAGTTCACCTACCACCTGCGGATCCACACCGGAGAGAAGCCGTACCAGTGCAAGGTGTGCCTGCGGTTCTTCAGGGGCCGATCCACCATAATCTGCCACCTGAAGACGCACGCCGGCGCCCTGATGTACCGCTGCACAATCTGCGGACTCTATTTCTCCACCCTCAAGCTGGTGTCATCGCACATGGAGCTCCACAAAGGCCTCCTGCCGGCCGACTTCAACATCGAGCAGACCTTCATGTACAACGACCACTCCAAGGAGCCGCTGCTGCCCGCCGCCGACACCTGA